Proteins encoded by one window of Microplitis mediator isolate UGA2020A chromosome 1, iyMicMedi2.1, whole genome shotgun sequence:
- the LOC130670250 gene encoding G-protein coupled receptor 52: MDEPSVEALMQASLIFVVGVAIILSNLLIIATYLNFRGPSEVINYYLLSLATADLFCGLLVVPLSIYPALVRRWVYGDVVCRLVGYLEITLLAVSVYTFMWMSVDRYLAIRKPLRYETVQTKTRCQCWMAFTWISVAMMCCPPLLGFNKPIFDREAFICMLDWGNMAAYTITLSILVLGPSVITIVYTYTYIFSMMRKLRSGVPIHDKEYATALSENLSNPSHIMSFVLVMAFWLSWAPYAGLKIYSTVNGPPQVPFLQFAVVWFGILNSFWKAIILGTLSPQFRLAARVLCLTLCCRHRRLPPELLGLDDDD, translated from the exons ATGGACGAGCCCTCGGTGGAGGCTCTTATGCAGGCGAGCCTCATCTTCGTCGTCGGCGTCGCCATCATTCTTTCAAATCTTCTCATTATCGCCACTTACCTCAACTTTcgtg gTCCCTCCGAGGTGATAAATTACTACTTACTATCACTGGCAACAGCAGACTTATTCTGCGGTCTGCTTGTTGTTCCACTCTCCATATATCCAGCTCTCGTAAGAAGATGGGTATACGGAGACGTTGTTTGTCGACTTGTCGGTTATCTTGAAATTACTCTTCTGGCAGTGTCTGTTTATACTTTTATGTGGATGTCTGTTGACCGTTATTTGGCTATTAG GAAACCTCTGCGTTACGAGACCGTGCAAACAAAAACACGATGCCAGTGCTGGATGGCCTTCACGTGGATAAGCGTGGCAATGATGTGCTGTCCACCGCTTCTGGGCTTCAACAAACCGATCTTTGACCGTGAAGCCTTCATCTGTATGCTCGATTGGGGTAATATGGCAGCCTACACAATAACCCTTTCGATTCTCGTGCTCGGGCCCTCAGTTATAACCATCGTTTACACCTACACTTACATATTCTCCATGATGAGGAAATTAAGATCCGGCGTTCCGATCCACGACAAGGAATATGCCACGGCCTTGTCTGAAAATCTAAGCAATCCAAGTCACATAATGTCTTTTGTACTGGTTATGGCGTTCTGGCTATCATGGGCGCCTTATGCTGGCCTCAAGATTTATTCTACTGTTAATGGACCTCCACAG GTACCATTTCTTCAATTTGCTGTTGTATGGTTTGGTATATTGAATTCATTTTGGAAAGCTATTATTCTTGGAACACTGAGTCCGCAGTTTCGTTTAGCTGCTCGTGTATTATGTCTTACACTTTGCTGTCGACACAGAAGATTACCACCAGAGCTACTGGGCCTCGACGATGATGactaa
- the LOC130670270 gene encoding uncharacterized protein LOC130670270: protein MFRTIERPVSYKHRARQWINKMLFLWTHEQAPSHKGNDWFTWLTTAAFFWTCRRPILRAIRAVSPLRFIRSHVPSRLRSIKRTKALVLSPAQVHRQSLILHPKLSVTTGIRTKVKRLGTGDGPHLTACTNVNQINQKIYYRVTRSGRVYGTYPNKVASC from the exons ATGTTTCGAACTATTGAACGACCTGTTAGTTATAAACATCGTGCAAGACAGTGGATTAATAag aTGTTATTTCTTTGGACACATGAACAAGCGCCAAGTCATAAGGGTAATGACTGGTTCACTTGGCTGACGACAGCTGCATTTTTTTGGACATGCCGACGTCCAATACTCAGAGCAATACGTGCAGTATCACCGCTACGTTTTATTCGTAGTCATGTTCCGTCACGACTGCGTTCAATCAAGCGAACTAAAGCGCTGGTTCTATCCCCAGCACAGGTTCATCGCCAGAGTTTAATTTTGCATCCGAAACTGTCAGTGACAACTGGTATCAGGACAAAAGTTAAGCGACTGGGAACCGGCGACGGGCCTCATTTAACAGCATGTACAAATGTCAatcaaattaatcaaaaaatctaCTACAGAGTCACCAGGAGTGGTCGTGTTTATGGAACGTACCCCAATAAAGTCGCGTCTTGTTAA
- the LOC130670214 gene encoding uncharacterized protein LOC130670214 isoform X1: MSVINMINTIGMAVSLLIFVEVNTYLGTNVAGLELPFNENHNSHHKTAGRIEHGWINWHRHQARSSYHAHQHNSTSRPARSHNNNNQHNGSIDLNSITGVSSVHHHGDHNAEIPVSASEKFTAVAVAEYSGTRAVAYAGYNNNNQDQYAVYTTTIPSYTRHHSGRRVCTRSPSANNHYSGRQIRFVYTQVSASASASSFICCPGWSQVTRTSYGCNRPTASATCVLPCHNGGVCGPHGKCNCPKGFTGNQCQLDIDECMTEKPCAQICKNLPGSYECHCRYGFQLQPDGQSCKKNDSDGTAFEARDLENDYGIVTSTRRPITASPRDTENEVSDGDTSKGYQVLLKRLTKLEKQFGKGKRRETEVAELNGKVNEAVEGVTELRLAAKNVLNFLRESFGPMRQQVYEMKNKLELERRRIDYLVQRFTEIDHKINLQRTDING; this comes from the exons ATGAGTGtgataaatatgataaatacaATTGGGATGGCTGTGAGTTTATTGATCTTTGTGGAAGTGAACACGTACCTAGGTACAAATGTAGCTGGCCTTGAGTTGCCGTTTAATGAGAACCATAATTCGCATCATAAAACTGCGGGGAGGATTGAACATGGCTGGATAAATTGGCACCGACATCAAGCCAGATCAAGCTATCATGCCCATCAACATAATTCAACTAGCAGACCTGCTCGgagtcataataataataatcagcaTAATGGATCGATTGATCTAAACAGCATAACTGGAGTATCATCGGTGCATCATCACGGTGATCATAACGCGGAAATACCAGTATCTGCATCGGAAAAGTTTActgctgttgctgttgccGAGTATTCTGGTACCAGGGCCGTAGCTTACGCCGgatataacaataacaatcAAGATCAATATGCAGTCTACACAACTACCATTCCTTCCTACACCAGACATCATTCTGG gAGACGAGTATGCACGAGGAGTCCAAGTGCCAATAATCACTACTCAGGTCGACAAATAAG atttgTTTACACCCAAGTGTCAGCGTCGGCGTCGGCGTCGAGTTTTATTTGTTGTCCTGGTTGGTCGCAAGTAACGCGAACGAGCTACGGGTGTAATAGAC CCACAGCCTCAGCCACCTGCGTTTTACCCTGTCACAACGGCGGAGTCTGTGGTCCCCATGGTAAATGCAACTGCCCCAAAGGCTTCACTGGCAATCAATGTCAATTAG ATATTGATGAATGCATGACTGAAAAACCGTGTGCACagatttgtaaaaatttacctgGTAGTTACGAGTGTCATTGTCGTTACGGATTTCAATTACAACCAGATGGACaatcttgtaaaaaaaatg aCAGTGATGGTACAGCATTCGAAGCACGAGATTTAGAAAATGACTACGGGATTGTTACAAGCACCCGGAGACCGATTACTGCGAGTCCGCGTG aTACCGAAAACGAAGTAAGCGACGGTGATACCAGTAAGGGTTACCAAGTTTTACTCAAGAGACTAACCAAGTTAGAAAAA caatTTGGTAAAGGAAAACGAAGAGAAACAGAAGTCGCTGAGCTAAATGGAAAAGTAAATGAAGCAGTGGAGGGTGTTACTGAATTGCGATTGGCTGCCAAAAACGTCCTCAACTTTTTACGCGAAAGTTTTGGGCCGATGAGACAGCAAGTTTacgaaatgaaaaacaaattagAGTTGGAGAGACGAAGAATTGATTATCTTGTTCAACGATTTACTGAAATtgatcataaaattaatttacaacgtACTGACATCAatggataa
- the LOC130670214 gene encoding uncharacterized protein LOC130670214 isoform X2, translating into MSVINMINTIGMAVSLLIFVEVNTYLGTNVAGLELPFNENHNSHHKTAGRIEHGWINWHRHQARSSYHAHQHNSTSRPARSHNNNNQHNGSIDLNSITGVSSVHHHGDHNAEIPVSASEKFTAVAVAEYSGTRAVAYAGYNNNNQDQYAVYTTTIPSYTRHHSGRRVCTRSPSANNHYSGRQIRFVYTQVSASASASSFICCPGWSQVTRTSYGCNRPSATCVLPCHNGGVCGPHGKCNCPKGFTGNQCQLDIDECMTEKPCAQICKNLPGSYECHCRYGFQLQPDGQSCKKNDSDGTAFEARDLENDYGIVTSTRRPITASPRDTENEVSDGDTSKGYQVLLKRLTKLEKQFGKGKRRETEVAELNGKVNEAVEGVTELRLAAKNVLNFLRESFGPMRQQVYEMKNKLELERRRIDYLVQRFTEIDHKINLQRTDING; encoded by the exons ATGAGTGtgataaatatgataaatacaATTGGGATGGCTGTGAGTTTATTGATCTTTGTGGAAGTGAACACGTACCTAGGTACAAATGTAGCTGGCCTTGAGTTGCCGTTTAATGAGAACCATAATTCGCATCATAAAACTGCGGGGAGGATTGAACATGGCTGGATAAATTGGCACCGACATCAAGCCAGATCAAGCTATCATGCCCATCAACATAATTCAACTAGCAGACCTGCTCGgagtcataataataataatcagcaTAATGGATCGATTGATCTAAACAGCATAACTGGAGTATCATCGGTGCATCATCACGGTGATCATAACGCGGAAATACCAGTATCTGCATCGGAAAAGTTTActgctgttgctgttgccGAGTATTCTGGTACCAGGGCCGTAGCTTACGCCGgatataacaataacaatcAAGATCAATATGCAGTCTACACAACTACCATTCCTTCCTACACCAGACATCATTCTGG gAGACGAGTATGCACGAGGAGTCCAAGTGCCAATAATCACTACTCAGGTCGACAAATAAG atttgTTTACACCCAAGTGTCAGCGTCGGCGTCGGCGTCGAGTTTTATTTGTTGTCCTGGTTGGTCGCAAGTAACGCGAACGAGCTACGGGTGTAATAGAC CCTCAGCCACCTGCGTTTTACCCTGTCACAACGGCGGAGTCTGTGGTCCCCATGGTAAATGCAACTGCCCCAAAGGCTTCACTGGCAATCAATGTCAATTAG ATATTGATGAATGCATGACTGAAAAACCGTGTGCACagatttgtaaaaatttacctgGTAGTTACGAGTGTCATTGTCGTTACGGATTTCAATTACAACCAGATGGACaatcttgtaaaaaaaatg aCAGTGATGGTACAGCATTCGAAGCACGAGATTTAGAAAATGACTACGGGATTGTTACAAGCACCCGGAGACCGATTACTGCGAGTCCGCGTG aTACCGAAAACGAAGTAAGCGACGGTGATACCAGTAAGGGTTACCAAGTTTTACTCAAGAGACTAACCAAGTTAGAAAAA caatTTGGTAAAGGAAAACGAAGAGAAACAGAAGTCGCTGAGCTAAATGGAAAAGTAAATGAAGCAGTGGAGGGTGTTACTGAATTGCGATTGGCTGCCAAAAACGTCCTCAACTTTTTACGCGAAAGTTTTGGGCCGATGAGACAGCAAGTTTacgaaatgaaaaacaaattagAGTTGGAGAGACGAAGAATTGATTATCTTGTTCAACGATTTACTGAAATtgatcataaaattaatttacaacgtACTGACATCAatggataa
- the LOC130670279 gene encoding protein LLP homolog, with amino-acid sequence MAKSLRSKWRRKCRAVKRERYGVKELARLKKTLGIEENGQQDVEMNELSEIATIVDAKTIQAEKDKKADGNDADNHVDQMDQDGKRVYNKKTMKDQFGQYPVWMSSRKIAKHKKGRGKNLQSTSKSNKRLTRRQKKILKKKGSSDFK; translated from the exons atggctAAATCATTGAGAAGCAAATGGAGAAGAAAGTGCAGAGCAGTAAAACGTGAACGTTATGGAGTTAAAGAACTTGCTAGATTAAAGAAAACTTTAGGTATTGAGGAAAATGGCCAGCAGGATGTAGAAATGAACGAATTATCTGAAATAGCgacaa TCGTTGATGCAAAAACAATTCAAGccgaaaaagataaaaaagctGATGGAAATGATGCTGATAATCATGTAGATCAAATGGATCAAGATGGAAAACGTGTTTACAACAAAAAGACAATGAAAGATCAGTTCGGGCAGTACCCAGTTTGGATGAGCAGCCGTAAAATTGCCAAGCACAAGAAAGGACGTGGTAAAAATCTACAGTCTACTTCTAAATCAAACAAAAGACTTACaagaaggcaaaaaaaaattttaaagaaaaaaggtAGCTctgattttaaatga